Proteins encoded within one genomic window of Hermetia illucens chromosome 2, iHerIll2.2.curated.20191125, whole genome shotgun sequence:
- the LOC119648316 gene encoding uncharacterized protein LOC119648316, with product MTLVQKMYLTFFVVCLFKCSLSAHSKNPVPFSKLATCQEFSQEADKCLHFFPFDKIKNYKSKENKIHLKFYVMATKDANIVLTNGYGEGTIRYTAVVGGYANTYSWLRNTSDTTVGLDSHLPNILSPLWPTPITVEQKHNGRLDISIPGVAEPLLTADASDLTEVKSFCIYAWTNPCRWFYNCTEIEDALSDDF from the exons ATGACCTTGGTGCAAAAAATGTACTTAACATTCTTTGTCGTCTGCCTCTTTAAATGTAGTTTAAGCGCGCACAGTAAGAATCCAGTGCCATTTTCAAAGTTAGCAACGTGCCAGGAGTTCTCTCAAGAAGCGGATAAATGTCTTCACTTTTTCCCATttgacaaaattaaaaattacaaatcaaaagaaaacaagATCCACCTGAAGTTCTACGTGATGGCCACGAAGGACGCGAACATTGTGCTCACCAACGGTTACGGTGAAGGAACTATTCGATACACTGCCG TTGTTGGAGGTTATGCGAACACATATTCTTGGTTAAGAAACACAAGTGATACTACTGTAGGCTTAGACAGCCATTTACCTAATATCCTGTCACCACTTTGGCCCACCCCAATTACAGTTGAACAGAAACATA ATGGGCGGCTGGATATTTCCATACCTGGAGTAGCAGAACCACTTCTGACGGCTGACGCGTCCGACTTAACGGAGGTTAAGTCATTTTGCATCTACGCATGGACAAATCCTTGTCGATGGTTCTATAACTGCACTGAGATTGAAG ATGCGCTATCAGATGACTTTTAG